One Phoenix dactylifera cultivar Barhee BC4 chromosome 8, palm_55x_up_171113_PBpolish2nd_filt_p, whole genome shotgun sequence genomic window carries:
- the LOC120111518 gene encoding E3 ubiquitin-protein ligase At1g63170-like, which translates to MLMAVPPLELFSEGQTDRHPLLMEQPANINEHEHIIDISRGGSASTSQSHEYDQNDLDEVHFEDWPSTSTPAPVSQTSGVSPTVPSSRNASSTRRSDNYGRRHRSPLNSGLWISIELVVNVSQIIAAIIVLSLSRHEHPKAPLFAWIVGYTAGCVATLPHLYWRYIHRNSQGSEQVSAHSLQSSSRDIRPESNPYTSISVTQPSEGENNHSNAPVSHLGQSILTASPRINALVDRFKMGLDCFFAVWFVVGNVWIFGGRSSSHDAPNLYGLCIVFLTFSCIGYAMPFILCAMICCCLPCIISIMGFREDMSYGRGATSELINALPTYKFKLKRPQNGDENEINSENQVNGGILAAGTDKERTISAEDAVCCICLANYVNNDELRELPCTHYFHMECVDKWLKINALCPLCKSEVGSSTGSSGMDTGYHHGDQRVGNSAEPQQEMQ; encoded by the exons ATGTTGATGGCTGTTCCTCCTTTGGAGCTATTCAGTGAAGGTCAAACTGACAGACATCCTTTGCTGATGGAGCAACCAGCTAATATTAATGAACATGAGCACATAATTGATATATCAAGGGGTGGTTCCGCTTCCACATCACAATCTCATGAATATGACCAAAATGACTTGGATGAAGTGCATTTTGAAGATTGGCCTTCAACAAGCACACCAGCTCCGGTCTCCCAAACATCTGGAGTGTCACCTACAGTACCTAGTTCAAGAAATGCATCTTCGACTAGGAGAAGTGATAATTATGGTCGCCGTCATAGAAGCCCTCTGAATTCTGGTTTGTGGATTTCGATTGAGCTTGTTGTTAATGTGAGCCAAATTATAGCAGCTATTATAGTTCTCTCCTTGTCAAGACATGAGCATCCAAAAGCTCCATTGTTTGCATGGATCGTAGGTTATACAGCAGGCTGTGTTGCTACTCTTCCTCATCTTTATTGGCGCTACATTCATCGCAACAGTCAGGGCTCTGAGCAAGTTTCTGCTCATTCACTTCAGAGTTCTTCTCGGGACATCCGTCCTGAATCTAATCCTTATACATCCATTTCTGTTACTCAACCCTCAGAAGGTGAAAACAACCATAGCAATGCTCCTGTCTCACACCTAGGGCAAAGTATTCTAACTGCGAGCCCAAG GATAAATGCTTTAGTTGACCGTTTCAAAATGGGCTTAGATTGCTTCTTTGCTGTGTGGTTTGTTGTTGGAAATGTGTGGATATTTGGTGGGCGCTCATCTTCTCATGATGCTCCTAACCTATACGG GTTATGTATTGTTTTCCTTACATTCAGCTGTATTGGGTATGCTATGCCATTCATTCTTTGCGCAATGATATGCTGCTGCTTGCCTTGCATTATATCTATCATGGGCTTTAGAGAGGACATGAGCTACGGCAGAGGTGCTACCTCAGAATTAATTAATGCATTACCAACCTACAAGTTCAAATTAAAGCGACCTCAAAATGGAGACGAGAACGAAATTAACTCAGAAAATCAAGTCAATGGCGGGATCCTGGCTGCTGGTACTGACAAGGAGCGCACAATTTCTGCGGAGGATGCT GTTTGTTGCATCTGCCTGGCAAATTATGTAAATAATGATGAGCTCCGTGAGCTTCCATGTACCCACTATTTCCACATGGAATGTGTGGATAAATGGCTAAAGATAAACGCACTGTGCCCCCTATGCAAGTCTGAAGTAGGGAGCTCCACAGGCTCTTCAGGCATGGACACTGGATATCATCACGGTGACCAGAGGGTGGGGAATAGTGCAGAGCCACAACAGGAAATGCAGTAG